The Georgenia sp. TF02-10 genome window below encodes:
- a CDS encoding heme A synthase — translation MSTATDPRRRTGTAGRGTPAGTAGPGGPARPGRPTGGRVDRLTWGLAVANLLAQVAIVVTGGAVRLTGSGLGCSTWPMCEPGSFTPVLHEATTIHPFIEFGNRTMTGVLSVVAVALLWALYRREPTASRPPGVRRLAWFVLAGIALQAVIGGITVWYDLHPAIVGSHMLISLALVAVSAYLLVRLRAGDGPAVPLLTGPARALPWLLAAAAAVVVALGTVVTGTGPHSGDEDQGFRYALDPLVVTRAHASAVWLFVLVVVAGLVVLHRRRVPGGVRRAWWALVAVTAVEGVIGYVQYFTGLPEVLVGLHMLGAALLVTAATFACGALYARADAPAPAAAGV, via the coding sequence GTGAGCACCGCGACCGACCCCCGCCGCCGCACCGGGACTGCCGGGCGCGGCACCCCCGCCGGGACTGCCGGACCCGGCGGCCCGGCCCGCCCCGGCCGCCCGACGGGCGGCCGGGTGGACCGGCTCACCTGGGGGCTGGCCGTGGCCAACCTCCTCGCGCAGGTCGCCATCGTCGTCACCGGCGGCGCGGTCCGGCTGACCGGGTCCGGCCTGGGCTGCTCCACCTGGCCGATGTGCGAGCCGGGCTCGTTCACCCCGGTGCTGCACGAGGCGACGACGATCCACCCGTTCATCGAGTTCGGCAACCGGACGATGACCGGGGTGCTCAGCGTCGTCGCCGTCGCCCTGCTCTGGGCGCTCTACCGGCGTGAGCCGACGGCGTCCCGGCCGCCAGGCGTGCGCCGCCTGGCGTGGTTCGTGCTGGCGGGCATCGCGCTGCAGGCGGTCATCGGCGGCATCACCGTCTGGTACGACCTGCACCCGGCGATCGTCGGGTCGCACATGCTCATCTCCCTCGCGCTGGTCGCCGTCTCGGCGTACCTGCTGGTGCGGCTCCGCGCCGGCGACGGGCCGGCCGTCCCGCTGCTGACCGGCCCCGCGCGGGCCCTGCCGTGGCTGCTGGCCGCCGCGGCCGCCGTCGTCGTCGCCCTCGGCACCGTGGTGACCGGCACCGGCCCGCACTCCGGGGACGAGGACCAGGGCTTCCGCTACGCGCTCGACCCGCTGGTCGTCACCAGGGCGCACGCGTCGGCGGTGTGGCTGTTCGTGCTCGTGGTCGTGGCCGGGCTGGTGGTGCTGCACCGGCGCCGGGTGCCGGGCGGCGTCCGGCGGGCCTGGTGGGCGCTGGTCGCGGTCACCGCGGTGGAGGGCGTGATCGGCTACGTCCAGTACTTCACCGGCCTGCCCGAGGTGCTGGTGGGCCTGCACATGCTCGGCGCCGCGCTGCTGGTCACCGCCGCGACGTTCGCCTGCGGGGCGCTGTACGCCCGCGCGGACGCCCCGGCCCCGGCGGCGGCCGGCGTCTAG
- a CDS encoding ABC transporter permease: protein MTADVGRPGGTLGPGNPAPGTGGPGTGGTGTGGRGAGGRGAGGPGTVRGGAAGAARRVLAQTRFETAAVLRNGEQLLLTLVLPVLALVVLLRTEVVPLPEPRPAAAVASALALAVAAQLTSQAIALAFDRRWGVLRMLATTPLGPRGLLAGRLGAVLCVVVVQVLVLLAVAAALGWRPAGGLAVGAAAGGAVLVLLGTAAFVALAMLLGGTLRAEAVLAVANLLWILLAGGGGLLLPLAALPAPVAAVASFLPSGALGEGLRTLAVTGRLDLGAVAVLLVWTVVAGWLAARLFRWD, encoded by the coding sequence ATGACGGCCGACGTCGGCCGGCCCGGCGGCACCCTCGGCCCCGGCAACCCCGCCCCCGGTACGGGCGGCCCCGGGACGGGCGGCACTGGTACGGGCGGCCGCGGGGCGGGCGGCCGCGGGGCGGGCGGCCCCGGGACGGTCCGCGGCGGGGCCGCGGGCGCGGCCCGGCGGGTGCTGGCCCAGACCCGGTTCGAGACCGCCGCCGTGCTCCGCAACGGGGAGCAGCTGCTGCTCACCCTCGTGCTCCCGGTGCTCGCCCTGGTGGTGCTGCTGCGCACCGAGGTGGTGCCGCTGCCGGAGCCCCGGCCGGCGGCCGCGGTGGCGAGCGCCCTGGCGCTGGCGGTCGCCGCCCAGCTCACCTCCCAGGCGATCGCCCTCGCCTTCGACCGCCGGTGGGGGGTGCTGCGGATGCTCGCCACCACCCCGCTGGGCCCGCGCGGCCTGCTGGCCGGGCGGCTCGGCGCGGTGCTGTGCGTGGTGGTGGTCCAGGTCCTCGTGCTCCTGGCCGTCGCCGCGGCCCTCGGCTGGCGGCCGGCCGGCGGGCTCGCCGTCGGTGCCGCGGCGGGCGGGGCGGTGCTGGTGCTGCTCGGCACGGCGGCCTTCGTGGCCCTGGCGATGCTGCTCGGCGGGACGCTCCGGGCCGAGGCGGTGCTCGCCGTCGCGAACCTGCTGTGGATCCTGCTGGCCGGCGGCGGCGGCCTGCTCCTCCCGCTGGCCGCCCTGCCGGCTCCGGTCGCCGCCGTCGCCTCCTTCCTGCCCTCCGGCGCGCTCGGCGAGGGCCTGCGCACCCTGGCCGTGACCGGCCGGCTCGACCTCGGCGCGGTCGCCGTCCTGCTGGTCTGGACGGTGGTGGCCGGCTGGCTGGCGGCGCGGCTGTTCCGGTGGGACTGA
- a CDS encoding ABC transporter ATP-binding protein, whose amino-acid sequence MPVPEADPRAPVGTDPRPRPATATAAPVPALAVRDLRKSYGGREVVRGLSLTAAPGAVTAVLGPNGAGKTTTIECCEGLRRPDGGTVEVLGVDRSARRADAALRARVGVMLQDGGLPLAPRAGAVLAHVARLHADPGDPAALLARLGLEEVARTAVRRLSGGQRQRLALAAAVVGRPELVFLDEPSAGLDPQARLVVWDLLRELRAGGTSVVLTTHLMAEAEELADHVVVIDAGRVVAEGSPAELTGPAELRVTPAPPDTVAAVAAALVPALAGDPRLAVQAAGAWVTVTGAADAGALAAVATALAAAGRPAATVAVHRRTLEDAFLDLTGRPLRPEEQP is encoded by the coding sequence GTGCCCGTCCCCGAGGCCGACCCGCGCGCGCCGGTCGGCACCGACCCCCGCCCGCGGCCGGCCACCGCGACCGCTGCGCCGGTGCCGGCGCTGGCCGTGCGCGACCTGCGCAAGTCCTACGGCGGCCGGGAGGTGGTCCGGGGGCTGAGCCTGACCGCGGCCCCGGGCGCCGTCACCGCCGTGCTCGGCCCGAACGGCGCCGGCAAGACGACGACCATCGAGTGCTGCGAGGGGCTGCGGCGCCCGGACGGCGGCACCGTCGAGGTCCTCGGCGTGGACCGGTCCGCGCGGCGGGCCGACGCCGCGCTCCGGGCCCGGGTCGGGGTCATGCTGCAGGACGGCGGGCTGCCGCTGGCCCCGCGCGCTGGCGCCGTGCTCGCCCACGTCGCCCGGCTGCACGCCGACCCGGGGGACCCGGCGGCGCTGCTCGCGCGGCTGGGGCTGGAGGAGGTCGCGCGGACCGCGGTGCGCCGGCTCTCCGGCGGGCAGCGCCAGCGGCTGGCGCTGGCGGCCGCCGTCGTCGGGCGGCCCGAGCTGGTCTTCCTCGACGAGCCGTCCGCCGGGCTGGACCCGCAGGCCCGCCTGGTCGTGTGGGACCTGCTGCGCGAGCTGCGGGCCGGCGGCACCTCGGTCGTGCTGACCACCCACCTGATGGCCGAGGCGGAGGAGCTGGCCGACCACGTGGTCGTCATCGACGCCGGCCGGGTCGTGGCCGAGGGCAGCCCCGCCGAGCTCACCGGGCCGGCCGAGCTGCGGGTGACGCCGGCCCCGCCCGACACCGTGGCGGCGGTCGCCGCCGCCCTGGTCCCGGCCCTGGCCGGTGACCCGCGGCTGGCCGTGCAGGCGGCCGGCGCGTGGGTGACGGTGACCGGCGCGGCCGACGCCGGCGCGCTCGCCGCCGTGGCGACCGCGCTGGCCGCCGCCGGCCGCCCGGCGGCGACCGTGGCCGTCCACCGCCGCACCCTGGAGGACGCCTTCCTGGACCTGACCGGGCGCCCGCTGCGCCCCGAGGAGCAGCCATGA
- a CDS encoding metalloregulator ArsR/SmtB family transcription factor, with the protein MPAPDSLVDGEVTTRERVLELVVEQGPVSAATLAQVLELTPAAVRRHIAHLQDHGQIVVHAPAGPGLRRRGRPARHYVATDAGRAVLRDAYSDLATQALQFLADAAGPDALDAFARARVGELEKRYAALLAGVGPDRSARVRALAEALTADGYAATTRTIGSQGIALQLCQGNCPVQDVAERFPQLCEAETSAFSRLLGVHVQRLATLAGGGHVCTTHVPLAVPAVPTRAAPGAPPGRAAPSTRAAPAAPAAAGPTRPAAAGTGPPGPDRPAPTHRTAPDRTTAPTPGATEGNR; encoded by the coding sequence ATGCCCGCTCCGGACAGCCTCGTCGACGGCGAGGTGACCACGCGCGAGCGGGTCCTCGAGCTCGTCGTCGAGCAGGGCCCGGTGAGCGCCGCCACCCTCGCCCAGGTGCTGGAGCTGACCCCGGCCGCGGTGCGGCGGCACATCGCCCACCTGCAGGACCACGGGCAGATCGTCGTGCACGCCCCCGCCGGACCGGGCCTGCGCCGCCGGGGCCGGCCCGCCCGCCACTACGTCGCCACCGACGCCGGCCGGGCGGTCCTCCGGGACGCCTACTCCGACCTGGCCACCCAGGCCCTGCAGTTCCTCGCCGACGCCGCCGGGCCGGACGCGCTCGACGCCTTCGCCCGCGCCCGCGTCGGGGAGCTGGAGAAGCGGTACGCCGCGCTGCTGGCCGGCGTCGGGCCGGACCGCTCCGCCCGGGTCCGGGCCCTGGCCGAGGCGCTCACCGCCGACGGCTACGCCGCCACCACCCGCACGATCGGCAGCCAGGGCATCGCCCTGCAGCTGTGCCAGGGGAACTGCCCGGTGCAGGACGTGGCCGAGCGGTTCCCCCAGCTGTGCGAGGCGGAGACCAGCGCGTTCTCCCGGCTGCTCGGCGTGCACGTCCAGCGCCTCGCTACCCTGGCCGGCGGCGGGCACGTGTGCACCACCCACGTCCCGCTCGCCGTGCCGGCCGTCCCGACCCGGGCGGCCCCGGGCGCCCCGCCCGGGCGCGCGGCCCCGTCCACCCGGGCGGCCCCCGCCGCCCCGGCGGCCGCCGGGCCCACCCGCCCGGCGGCGGCGGGCACCGGCCCGCCCGGCCCCGACCGCCCCGCCCCCACCCACCGGACCGCCCCCGACCGCACGACCGCGCCGACCCCCGGCGCCACGGAAGGAAACCGATGA